In bacterium, the following are encoded in one genomic region:
- a CDS encoding ABC transporter substrate-binding protein produces the protein MVKRLAVLVLAFAVFVPFAPAGPAGAALDLKFFYPVSVSGPLAKVMDGMVADFNRLQPGIHVTPVFAGGYFETMAKTQTSVQGGSPPDVAVLLSTDLFTLLDMNAIIPMDAFIEQAGGDRFRQDFFEAFWLNSRIGKTIYAIPFQRSTIVLYYNKDAFQKAGLDPAKPPKNWTELEQYAQKLTVRDASGNVSRWGVGIPTTGFTYWLFQGFVAEAGGKLANQEGTEVYYNTPQAKRALGFWFALQDMKVEPPNVTDWGTLPTEFVAGKFAMVYHSTGSLTFVQSNAQFPFGTAFMPADKQYGTPTGGGNLYIFKNIPPERQKASWEFVQWMTAPQQAARWSEASGYVAVRKSAFNIRLFQEYTAKFPAALTARDQLQYAQAELSTHNGGEVQKILSDNLQAALTRSKTPDQALQVAQQQADQILSQFKKK, from the coding sequence ATGGTGAAACGTCTGGCAGTCTTGGTCCTCGCGTTCGCCGTGTTCGTCCCGTTCGCCCCAGCCGGCCCGGCCGGGGCGGCGCTCGATCTGAAGTTCTTCTATCCCGTCAGCGTCTCCGGCCCCCTGGCCAAGGTGATGGACGGCATGGTGGCCGACTTCAACCGCCTCCAGCCAGGGATCCACGTGACCCCGGTGTTCGCGGGCGGGTACTTCGAAACGATGGCGAAGACGCAGACGTCCGTCCAAGGCGGAAGCCCGCCGGACGTGGCGGTGCTGCTGTCGACGGACCTGTTCACGCTGCTGGACATGAACGCCATCATCCCCATGGACGCGTTCATCGAGCAGGCGGGGGGCGACCGTTTCCGGCAGGACTTCTTCGAAGCGTTCTGGCTCAACTCGCGGATCGGTAAGACGATTTACGCGATCCCGTTTCAGCGCAGCACGATCGTGCTCTACTACAATAAAGACGCGTTTCAAAAAGCCGGACTCGATCCCGCAAAGCCGCCGAAGAATTGGACGGAACTCGAGCAGTACGCGCAGAAGCTGACCGTCCGCGATGCCTCGGGCAACGTGTCCCGATGGGGTGTCGGGATCCCGACCACGGGGTTTACCTACTGGCTCTTTCAGGGATTCGTCGCGGAGGCAGGAGGCAAGCTGGCGAACCAGGAGGGGACGGAAGTCTACTACAATACCCCCCAGGCGAAGCGCGCGCTTGGCTTCTGGTTTGCGCTGCAAGACATGAAGGTGGAGCCGCCAAACGTCACGGACTGGGGAACGCTGCCCACCGAGTTCGTCGCGGGGAAGTTTGCGATGGTCTATCATTCGACCGGCAGCCTGACGTTTGTGCAGAGCAACGCTCAGTTTCCATTCGGGACCGCGTTCATGCCGGCGGACAAGCAATACGGGACCCCCACCGGGGGCGGCAACCTCTACATCTTCAAGAATATCCCCCCCGAGCGGCAGAAAGCCTCGTGGGAGTTCGTTCAATGGATGACCGCCCCGCAACAGGCGGCGCGGTGGAGCGAGGCCAGCGGCTACGTCGCGGTCCGCAAGTCCGCGTTCAATATTCGACTCTTCCAGGAGTACACCGCGAAGTTCCCGGCGGCCCTCACCGCTCGGGACCAGCTGCAGTACGCGCAGGCCGAGCTTTCCACGCACAACGGTGGCGAGGTCCAGAAGATTCTCTCGGACAATCTGCAGGCGGCGCTGACCCGCTCGAAGACGCCCGATCAGGCGCTTCAGGTCGCGCAGCAGCAGGCGGACCAGATCCTGAGCCAGTTCAAGAAGAAGTAG
- a CDS encoding FAD-binding oxidoreductase, whose product MDNASEVVVVGGGISGTAAAYELARAGVSVTLVEQADLASMASGWTLAGVRQSGRHPSELPLAQAAVRRWVTLGEELEADIEYRQEGNLRLARTPEEVPIIAGLVEEQRHLGLDLEFLPDPASVRAVAPAISDAVLAASYCPTDGHANPTATVRAFAEAARRCGAVVRTGTEVTALTMVGSRVTGVQTAGGPMGADVVVLAAGVYTDRLCRLAGLDLPYKVEHVAVVQTIPLPPLIRQVIGVANGDFAGRQEVGGRVRMTGDSFPWGWPDGPLGPEDVQPPAWAVRVALDRGAAVLPALSGAKIARVWGGLIDVTPDALPVIERAPEVEGLIVAAGFSGHGFCLGPITGQLICELITKGTPSLPLHAFRRARFAGFVGATRARLHG is encoded by the coding sequence ATGGACAACGCGAGCGAGGTCGTCGTCGTTGGCGGAGGGATCAGCGGGACGGCCGCCGCATATGAGCTGGCCCGCGCCGGCGTCTCCGTGACGCTGGTCGAGCAGGCGGATTTGGCCAGCATGGCCTCAGGCTGGACGCTCGCGGGCGTTCGCCAGTCGGGCCGCCATCCATCGGAGCTTCCGCTTGCGCAGGCCGCCGTGCGGCGGTGGGTGACCCTCGGCGAGGAGCTCGAGGCGGATATCGAGTACCGGCAAGAGGGGAACCTCCGTCTCGCCCGTACCCCCGAGGAGGTCCCGATCATTGCCGGGCTCGTGGAGGAGCAGCGGCACCTCGGTCTCGACCTTGAGTTCCTCCCTGATCCCGCGTCCGTCCGCGCGGTCGCGCCCGCGATCTCGGACGCCGTGCTTGCCGCCTCGTACTGCCCGACCGATGGCCACGCCAATCCCACCGCGACCGTCCGCGCGTTCGCGGAGGCGGCCCGGCGTTGCGGTGCCGTCGTTCGGACCGGAACCGAGGTGACCGCCCTCACTATGGTGGGAAGCCGGGTCACGGGCGTGCAGACGGCGGGCGGCCCTATGGGGGCCGACGTCGTCGTGCTGGCTGCGGGTGTGTACACGGATCGCCTCTGCAGACTGGCGGGACTGGATCTTCCATATAAGGTAGAACATGTTGCGGTGGTGCAGACGATCCCGCTCCCCCCGCTGATCCGGCAGGTCATCGGCGTGGCGAACGGGGACTTCGCCGGCCGTCAGGAGGTTGGAGGCCGGGTGCGGATGACGGGTGATTCCTTCCCATGGGGCTGGCCCGACGGGCCGCTCGGTCCGGAGGACGTCCAGCCGCCGGCGTGGGCGGTTCGGGTCGCGCTCGACCGCGGCGCGGCCGTGCTGCCGGCGCTCTCAGGGGCGAAGATCGCCCGCGTCTGGGGAGGGTTGATCGACGTCACCCCCGACGCACTCCCGGTGATCGAGCGGGCGCCAGAAGTGGAGGGACTCATCGTCGCCGCGGGCTTTTCAGGTCACGGGTTCTGCCTGGGGCCCATTACGGGGCAGCTCATCTGCGAATTGATCACAAAGGGGACGCCGTCCCTGCCCCTCCATGCGTTCCGGCGGGCGCGGTTCGCGGGTTTTGTGGGAGCGACGCGGGCCCGGCTGCACGGGTGA
- a CDS encoding ABC transporter ATP-binding protein, whose protein sequence is RGVPILLVEQNAHLALEVAHWGYVLETGRIVKEGPADRLRGDEAVRRAYLG, encoded by the coding sequence AGAGGCGTCCCGATCCTCCTCGTCGAGCAAAACGCCCACCTGGCGCTCGAGGTCGCGCACTGGGGATACGTCCTCGAGACCGGGCGGATCGTCAAGGAAGGCCCGGCCGACCGCCTGCGGGGAGACGAGGCGGTGCGGCGCGCGTACTTGGGCTGA